A region from the Kribbella shirazensis genome encodes:
- a CDS encoding M48 family metalloprotease encodes MLSALGYHRSVLAVVRRVDERAWTALHGGPEGSLDEVLLRNAYRLEPSAHPAVFRAGERAAAALELDADIDYYQVSGEPNASYLHQAGKAVILFQGALLDRLDEDELTAVIGHELAHRLLWQAEDGGYLAVDRLLDAAAGDARTPSQYLETHRRWSLATELFADRGALTACGDLSTTIRALLKLETGLSTADPAAYLRQADSLDLRSGSRGTSHPEAVGRAWALKNWLADEDVEVLVTGPLDVDAPDLLDAVLLRELSRDFAAAIAHTEGLRTDAIATAAAGFADPPGPLGVPGGAVRFDEPLAVRPVDGAPLPRPRPLAPATIRYLCYLLLDLATADPEAGDAGLVASLAVARRSGLPGYVDIADDELGWSDKQRARFVQAAAEVAG; translated from the coding sequence ATGTTGTCGGCGCTCGGGTATCACCGGTCCGTCCTGGCGGTTGTCCGCCGGGTGGACGAGCGTGCCTGGACGGCGTTGCACGGTGGGCCCGAGGGATCGCTCGACGAGGTGCTGCTGCGGAATGCGTACCGCTTGGAGCCCTCCGCACATCCCGCCGTCTTCCGGGCGGGGGAGCGGGCGGCCGCGGCGCTGGAGCTGGACGCGGACATCGACTACTACCAGGTGAGCGGCGAGCCGAATGCGTCGTACCTGCATCAGGCCGGCAAGGCGGTGATCCTCTTCCAAGGTGCGTTGCTCGACCGGCTCGACGAGGACGAGTTGACGGCGGTGATCGGGCACGAGTTGGCGCACCGGCTGTTGTGGCAGGCCGAGGACGGTGGGTACCTGGCCGTCGATCGGCTGCTCGACGCCGCGGCGGGTGACGCCCGGACGCCGTCGCAGTACCTCGAGACGCATCGGCGCTGGTCGCTCGCGACGGAGCTGTTCGCGGACCGGGGTGCACTCACGGCGTGTGGTGATTTGAGTACGACGATTCGCGCGCTCCTGAAGCTGGAAACGGGACTGAGTACGGCGGATCCCGCGGCGTACCTGCGTCAGGCGGACTCACTGGATCTCCGGTCGGGCAGCCGGGGTACGTCGCATCCGGAGGCGGTCGGACGCGCGTGGGCGTTGAAGAACTGGCTCGCCGATGAAGACGTCGAGGTGCTCGTCACCGGGCCGCTCGACGTCGACGCGCCGGATCTGCTCGACGCGGTGCTGTTGCGTGAGCTGAGCCGGGACTTCGCCGCCGCGATCGCGCACACGGAGGGGCTGCGGACCGATGCGATCGCCACGGCGGCCGCTGGTTTCGCGGATCCGCCGGGGCCGCTCGGTGTGCCTGGCGGAGCGGTGCGTTTCGACGAGCCGTTGGCGGTTCGTCCTGTGGACGGAGCGCCCCTGCCGCGACCGCGACCGTTGGCCCCGGCGACGATCCGGTACCTGTGCTATCTGCTGCTCGACCTCGCGACGGCTGATCCTGAGGCCGGGGACGCTGGGCTGGTCGCGTCGTTGGCCGTCGCTCGACGGTCGGGTCTGCCGGGGTACGTCGACATCGCGGACGACGAGCTCGGGTGGAGCGACAAGCAGCGGGCGCGGTTCGTGCAGGCTGCCGCGGAGGTGGCCGGATGA
- a CDS encoding AAA domain-containing protein, with amino-acid sequence MSAEDLVALAVSQGGLGNDALLAAVLPLFHETAAVHERGLVAPLRGLDRLVVDEQSRLGFAPEDAGRPTLATQEVDARQGKRPSAVEVVAHRQTDLDLGEGGGREETAVPEPLPEAIKAPTLVAGWQSWEHVVGHHDQLTDIFSLGQLLLALGCGLDLSRTADVATLIDARGNLYRLDPDLHPVIVSVAAQMAEPDRHRRAQDLHSLIEQLENYRDQPLDFDVEAIVQGVADRRTAVLGALRDRLFDLSRRNRLINFRPTAQTLNLTEVSVPLMLDVRTIRAEQLFTWRDDLAEQLLKKAQPLGKWIRYDEAPYAANTLDKLISTARRDKADYGQDQLRLVPAFLRWHDLKNDRDTRLASPLVLAKVELTKKRGVRDSYTLRVTDPVAEVNPTLRHSLRQLYGISLPETVDLSVPGALRELHERLAKEIQATEPGLQLHLREKPRIDLVRQRAMTRLRTYNRRRRGDLATGFGGRQYPYSYRRTDYQPLGVQIFRAQIAQQTLPLGIALGEEPRRPAALETDVYSLDTEGGPYSWDVDLCAVSLANFNYRTLGLVRDYDELLTSGASAPSFDQLFSDRPRPVGSALPELPPGERNLVVPADGSQVAAIARARRGESFVIQGPPGTGKSQTITNLIADFVARGKRVLFVCQKRAALDVVHARLASRRLDGLCALIHDSQGDKKAFVHGLRETYEAWLSAEDDLDELTTRRAELVGRVDRLLATVDAFEQQLGDGTPRLRDIINRLAELQEYAWSSGDGALPGVGEWWEARERVREAARALAAADPVTGGVLARSSLAFLARWDDSDLAASARELRGRWDAVAAALAPLRPADDSTAAESPTADAAHIPATGVAAGVGVREVRGLARLGRLLEPLAARDREEAIVPRSAAARELAAVTEERKKLVAAERAAWKEAAGWQEPLAAADARSALKVAQSKEGGAFSFLSGDWRRVKNLVRSRFDSTTRAVQPSVTEILIDLVAAHSATAAVQDHTEQTRRDWSADDPRELIDRLAEARKTVPDWRLALNDGATTQLSRLADALDDAAAASQDLLAEHWDTLTVDALRDLTDRLAAESPVVRTVGPKLRELADASPPVLTALRRLDATPDQLEYAVCAAEWERARSAAPLQLSSARVDAIVGELGMVYDDLTELNAQVVVAQVRRRFLAEVAHSERSVTGMSPEDRERKKTFATGRRELEHEFGKVMRYRSIRDLASGAPGEVVSVLRPVWLMSPSSVSDTLPLTTSFDVVVYDEASQIPVEEAIPALHRAPQLIVVGDQMQLPPTQYFRVRSESDDLQPDDEAAEQVGIALTEDSFLSISALRLASTMLTWHYRSRSEALISFSNAAFYQGKLATVPDRLPPHAAPPWTLQSDSPVDEVCDSVLAGSITAVQLVDGVYARRTNPAEARWIASLVRELLVRRTGKSLGIVAFSEAQQGEIERALDELAESDPSFAALYEAEQVRTHGEQDAGLFVKNLENVQGDERDIVLMSVCYAAGPDGRMLMNFGPINTSGGEKRLNVIFSRAREHMVVVSSIEPDAITNTYNDGANTLRRFLGYAAAVSRGDQAAAKSALASYSLRSTPAAERRPMPVIDQLAAALEARGVEVDLAVGESVFRCDLALKLPGDTGHRLAVLVDTPDRVAADTLLERLTTHPSALTTTGWRVHHVLTTDWARSPDAVTDHLLEALNRPVDG; translated from the coding sequence ATGAGCGCCGAGGATCTCGTCGCGCTGGCTGTCTCGCAGGGCGGGCTGGGCAACGACGCTCTGCTCGCGGCTGTGCTTCCGCTGTTCCACGAGACGGCGGCCGTGCACGAGCGCGGGCTGGTCGCGCCGCTGCGCGGTCTGGATCGGCTCGTGGTCGATGAGCAGAGCCGGCTGGGGTTCGCGCCCGAGGACGCGGGCCGGCCGACGCTCGCCACGCAGGAGGTCGATGCGCGGCAGGGGAAGCGCCCGTCGGCGGTCGAGGTGGTCGCCCATCGGCAGACCGACCTCGATCTCGGCGAGGGCGGTGGCCGCGAGGAGACCGCCGTACCCGAGCCGCTTCCGGAGGCGATCAAGGCGCCGACGCTGGTGGCGGGCTGGCAGAGCTGGGAGCACGTGGTCGGTCATCACGACCAGCTCACCGATATCTTCAGCCTGGGGCAGTTGCTGCTCGCGCTCGGCTGTGGTCTCGATCTGTCCCGGACGGCGGACGTCGCGACGCTGATCGATGCCCGCGGCAACTTGTACCGGCTGGACCCTGACCTGCATCCGGTGATCGTCTCGGTCGCCGCCCAGATGGCCGAGCCGGATCGGCATCGGCGCGCGCAGGACCTGCACTCGCTGATCGAGCAGCTCGAGAACTACCGCGATCAGCCGCTCGACTTCGACGTCGAGGCGATCGTCCAGGGCGTCGCGGACCGGCGTACGGCGGTGCTCGGCGCGCTCCGCGACCGGCTCTTCGACCTCTCCCGGCGGAACCGGCTGATCAACTTCCGCCCGACCGCGCAGACGCTGAACCTCACCGAGGTGTCGGTGCCGCTGATGCTCGACGTCCGGACGATCCGCGCGGAGCAGCTCTTCACCTGGCGGGACGACCTGGCGGAGCAGCTGCTGAAGAAGGCGCAGCCGCTCGGCAAGTGGATCCGGTACGACGAGGCGCCGTACGCCGCGAACACGTTGGACAAGCTGATCTCGACGGCCCGCCGGGACAAGGCCGACTACGGGCAGGACCAGTTACGGCTGGTGCCTGCGTTCCTGCGGTGGCACGACCTGAAGAACGACCGGGACACGCGGCTCGCCTCACCGTTGGTGCTCGCGAAGGTGGAGCTGACGAAGAAACGCGGTGTGCGGGACTCGTACACGTTGCGCGTCACGGATCCGGTCGCGGAGGTCAATCCGACGTTGCGGCACAGTCTGCGGCAGCTGTACGGGATCTCGTTGCCGGAGACTGTGGATCTGTCGGTGCCGGGTGCGCTGCGTGAGCTGCACGAGCGGCTGGCGAAGGAGATCCAGGCGACCGAGCCGGGGCTGCAGTTGCACCTGCGGGAGAAACCGCGGATCGATCTGGTGCGGCAACGGGCGATGACGCGGTTGCGGACGTACAACCGGCGGCGGCGCGGGGACCTGGCGACCGGGTTCGGCGGGCGGCAGTACCCGTACTCGTACCGGCGTACGGACTATCAGCCGCTGGGCGTGCAGATCTTCCGGGCGCAGATCGCGCAGCAGACGCTGCCGTTAGGGATCGCGCTCGGGGAGGAGCCGCGGCGGCCGGCGGCGCTCGAGACCGACGTGTACTCGCTCGACACCGAGGGCGGGCCGTACTCGTGGGACGTCGACCTGTGCGCGGTCTCGCTGGCGAACTTCAACTACCGGACGCTCGGTCTGGTGCGCGACTACGACGAGCTGCTGACGAGTGGGGCGTCGGCGCCGTCGTTCGACCAGCTGTTCTCGGACCGGCCGCGGCCGGTGGGGAGTGCGCTGCCGGAGCTGCCACCGGGCGAGCGGAATCTGGTGGTGCCGGCGGACGGGTCGCAGGTCGCGGCGATCGCGCGGGCCCGGCGTGGCGAGAGCTTCGTGATCCAGGGACCGCCGGGGACGGGGAAGTCGCAGACGATCACCAACTTGATCGCGGACTTCGTCGCGCGCGGGAAACGGGTGCTCTTCGTGTGTCAGAAGCGGGCCGCGTTGGACGTTGTGCACGCACGGTTGGCGAGTCGGCGGCTGGACGGGCTGTGTGCGCTGATCCATGACTCGCAGGGGGACAAGAAGGCGTTCGTGCATGGTCTGCGGGAGACGTACGAGGCCTGGCTGTCCGCCGAGGATGATCTGGACGAGCTGACCACCCGCCGCGCCGAGCTCGTCGGACGAGTCGACCGCCTGCTCGCAACCGTCGACGCCTTCGAACAGCAGTTGGGCGACGGGACTCCTCGCCTACGCGACATCATCAACCGCCTCGCCGAGCTACAGGAATACGCCTGGAGTTCCGGTGATGGGGCGCTTCCTGGGGTTGGGGAGTGGTGGGAGGCGCGCGAGCGGGTGCGGGAGGCGGCTCGGGCGCTGGCTGCTGCGGATCCGGTGACTGGTGGGGTGCTGGCACGGAGTTCGCTGGCGTTTCTCGCGCGCTGGGACGACTCCGACCTGGCCGCCTCCGCCCGGGAGCTCCGCGGGCGCTGGGACGCGGTGGCAGCCGCTCTCGCGCCCCTGCGTCCCGCTGACGACTCGACGGCCGCCGAGTCCCCAACAGCCGACGCGGCGCACATACCCGCGACTGGTGTGGCTGCTGGTGTAGGTGTGCGCGAGGTTCGGGGGCTGGCTCGGCTTGGGCGGTTGTTGGAGCCCTTGGCCGCGCGGGATCGGGAGGAGGCGATCGTGCCGCGGTCGGCTGCGGCTCGGGAGTTGGCGGCGGTCACGGAGGAGCGGAAGAAGCTGGTTGCTGCCGAGCGTGCTGCCTGGAAGGAGGCGGCAGGCTGGCAGGAGCCGTTGGCGGCCGCGGACGCTCGTTCGGCATTGAAGGTTGCTCAGAGCAAGGAAGGCGGAGCGTTCTCCTTCCTCAGCGGGGACTGGCGCCGCGTGAAGAACCTTGTCCGTTCCCGCTTCGACAGCACGACCCGCGCCGTCCAGCCGTCCGTCACCGAGATCCTCATCGACCTGGTCGCGGCCCACTCCGCGACAGCCGCCGTCCAGGACCACACCGAACAGACCCGCCGCGACTGGTCCGCCGACGACCCGCGCGAGCTGATCGACCGCCTCGCCGAAGCCCGCAAGACCGTCCCCGACTGGCGCCTCGCCCTGAACGACGGCGCCACCACCCAGCTCTCACGTCTCGCCGACGCCCTGGACGACGCCGCGGCCGCATCCCAGGACCTGCTGGCCGAGCACTGGGACACGCTGACAGTAGATGCCCTCCGCGACCTGACGGATCGCCTCGCCGCCGAGAGCCCCGTCGTACGCACTGTCGGTCCCAAACTCCGCGAATTGGCTGACGCCTCGCCACCCGTCCTGACCGCTCTGCGGCGCCTCGATGCCACCCCCGACCAGCTCGAGTACGCCGTCTGCGCAGCGGAATGGGAACGCGCCCGCTCCGCCGCGCCGTTGCAACTCTCCTCAGCGCGCGTCGACGCAATCGTCGGCGAGCTGGGCATGGTGTACGACGACCTGACCGAGCTCAACGCACAAGTCGTCGTCGCGCAGGTACGCCGCCGCTTCCTGGCCGAGGTCGCGCATTCCGAGCGCAGCGTGACCGGGATGTCGCCGGAGGATCGCGAACGCAAGAAGACGTTCGCGACCGGCCGGCGCGAGCTGGAGCACGAGTTCGGCAAGGTCATGCGGTACCGGTCGATCCGCGATCTCGCCTCCGGCGCGCCCGGCGAGGTGGTGTCCGTGCTGCGGCCGGTGTGGTTGATGAGCCCGTCCTCGGTCTCGGACACGTTGCCGCTGACAACGTCGTTCGACGTCGTGGTGTACGACGAGGCGAGCCAGATCCCCGTGGAGGAGGCGATCCCGGCGTTGCACCGGGCGCCGCAGCTGATCGTTGTCGGCGACCAGATGCAGCTGCCGCCGACGCAGTACTTCCGGGTGCGCAGCGAGTCCGATGATCTCCAGCCGGACGACGAGGCGGCCGAGCAGGTCGGGATCGCGTTGACCGAGGACAGCTTCCTCTCGATCAGCGCGCTGCGGCTGGCGTCGACGATGCTGACCTGGCACTACCGGAGCCGTTCGGAGGCGTTGATCTCGTTCAGCAACGCGGCGTTCTACCAGGGCAAGCTCGCCACAGTCCCCGACCGGTTGCCGCCGCACGCCGCGCCGCCGTGGACGCTGCAGTCCGACTCCCCGGTGGACGAGGTGTGCGACAGCGTCCTGGCCGGCAGCATCACGGCGGTGCAGCTCGTCGACGGGGTGTACGCACGACGTACCAATCCGGCCGAGGCGCGGTGGATCGCGTCGCTGGTGCGGGAGTTGCTGGTTCGCCGGACCGGGAAGAGTCTGGGGATCGTGGCGTTCTCCGAGGCGCAGCAGGGCGAGATCGAGCGAGCACTGGACGAGCTCGCCGAGAGCGATCCGTCGTTCGCGGCGCTGTACGAGGCGGAGCAGGTGCGTACGCACGGCGAGCAGGACGCCGGGCTGTTCGTGAAGAACCTGGAGAACGTGCAGGGCGACGAGCGGGACATCGTCCTGATGAGCGTCTGCTACGCGGCCGGTCCGGACGGCCGGATGCTGATGAACTTCGGCCCGATCAACACCTCAGGTGGCGAGAAGCGGCTGAACGTGATCTTCAGCCGTGCGCGCGAACACATGGTCGTCGTCAGCAGCATCGAGCCGGATGCGATCACCAACACCTACAACGACGGCGCGAACACGCTGCGAAGGTTCCTGGGGTACGCCGCCGCGGTCTCGCGAGGCGATCAGGCCGCCGCCAAGTCCGCGCTGGCGTCGTACAGCCTGAGATCCACGCCCGCTGCCGAGCGACGCCCCATGCCGGTCATCGATCAGCTCGCCGCCGCTCTGGAGGCACGCGGTGTGGAGGTGGACCTCGCGGTGGGCGAGTCCGTCTTCCGCTGCGACCTCGCCCTCAAGCTTCCCGGTGACACCGGCCACCGTCTCGCCGTACTCGTCGACACGCCTGATCGGGTGGCCGCTGACACGCTCCTGGAGCGACTCACCACGCACCCGAGTGCGCTCACCACGACCGGCTGGCGGGTGCACCACGTCCTGACCACTGACTGGGCCCGCTCACCCGATGCCGTCACCGACCATCTTCTGGAAGCCCTGAATCGCCCGGTCGACGGTTAG
- a CDS encoding LuxR family transcriptional regulator, translating into MQRQEEIRRAQLELGRLAEQYRGVMADRSDTDVIEVVRGAQAVAQRFGQMQRGASNEVLALVKASVAVVSADENVDEDAALARGVTYRVVVERAAFAKPGFVDLVAESLKAGEQIRVTGDLPLRLVVADRALALLPLAPTAADSAGGALLVHPSGLLDALLHLFELVWAGANEVLPTDEGATELAADRLDDVDARILTLLLAGLTDQAIGGQLGMSLRTVQRRVSQLMDRAQVVTRFQLGHEASRRGWLGV; encoded by the coding sequence GTGCAACGCCAGGAGGAGATCCGGCGGGCCCAGCTCGAGCTCGGGCGACTCGCCGAGCAGTACCGCGGCGTGATGGCGGACCGCTCCGACACCGACGTGATCGAAGTGGTTCGCGGCGCGCAGGCGGTCGCGCAACGGTTCGGCCAGATGCAGCGTGGGGCGTCGAACGAAGTACTGGCGCTGGTGAAAGCCTCGGTCGCGGTCGTGTCTGCCGACGAGAACGTGGACGAGGACGCGGCGCTGGCGCGGGGCGTGACCTACCGGGTTGTCGTGGAGCGGGCGGCGTTCGCCAAGCCCGGTTTCGTCGACCTGGTCGCCGAGTCGCTCAAGGCCGGCGAGCAGATCCGGGTCACCGGCGATCTGCCGCTCCGGTTGGTGGTCGCCGACCGGGCGCTCGCGTTGTTGCCGCTAGCACCTACTGCGGCCGATTCCGCCGGTGGGGCGTTGCTCGTCCACCCGTCCGGTCTGCTGGACGCACTGCTGCACCTGTTCGAGCTGGTCTGGGCGGGGGCGAACGAAGTACTCCCCACCGACGAGGGCGCCACCGAGCTCGCCGCGGACCGTCTCGACGACGTCGACGCCCGCATCCTCACCCTCCTGCTCGCCGGCCTCACCGACCAGGCGATCGGCGGCCAACTCGGCATGTCGCTGCGCACCGTCCAACGCCGCGTCAGCCAGCTCATGGACCGCGCCCAGGTCGTCACCCGCTTCCAACTCGGCCACGAAGCCTCCCGCCGCGGTTGGCTGGGCGTCTAA
- a CDS encoding S8 family serine peptidase → MSRSARAVAGGLAVIVALAAVTTTPSQADSAASPDAAPPSPAGDTHRVTLVTGDVVTLTDTAGGPPTAAVEQASGGVQIQQVGDDLHVVPDAALPYLASGRLDPELFNVTSLVEQGYDDASVTSIPLIVQYRPGLRTAAATPRHADRGATLESIGGVGLSARKAEAAQFWSGITASTARSSSTAPSSSTARPGAPAEFGGGIQKVFLDEKVEASLAESVAQVGAPNAWAQGLDGRGTTVAVLDTGIDQTHPDVSGQIVETKSFVPGETADDVNGHGTHVASTVAGTGAASAGVEKGVAPAAQLAIGKVLSDGGSGAASWIIDGMEWAAHRAKVVSMSLGSTEASDGTDPMALAVDQLSAETGALFVIAAGNYGRVGGIGSPGAAASALTVGAVDKDDNRAYFQDMGPRLGDATVKPEIVAPGVSVLAARASKSSGSGYYKSLSGTSMATPHVAGAAALLVQKHPDWTSEQLKSALVSTAKPLAGETAYQVGSGRLDVPAAAFGTINATATREFGLHAWPHGDDAPVERTITYTNLGDTAATLDLSTDVTSDGTTPAPAGLLTLGSTQVTVPANGTASVTVTATPNLATPGLSYSGTVIAKQSGRQVAQTAVGLVMEEERYNLAVHATGRDGKPAGGFLTLYKYGDQFVTTLEIDPATGNVATQRLRPGVYAAYSWLPVDGKEGVALVGNPHLVIDKNTDLVLDARKANPITLSTPLPGEDVYRRSGWYHDSGIGGQFATFLGQYVPTPVVTKVYAAPTGAVAGGVYDFSSRWRRTKPLLSMTVDDKPLHPLLQRGSKRWDGNATLTGAYVGAGAAADYEGKDVRGKAVFVTASSAVTPSARATAARDAGARMLIVVNDGPGKYYDSAGGTELPVYSLTAGEGGPLVDRIGAGGNVRLRVMGTEAPPYLYDLVKAHTGAIPAELRYAPQASELATVVNRFVGPAGQLAFESRADCRIGFWPPCLQVTEPIHLGTQRIDFVSTEAGTDWYEQTNDPRGWEQRGERHAYAPRSVQTNSWFAPVARPRVGSGYWNPRRSGDFFAVNVPTTSSGDQGVTGSMSDDESTVETRLFQNGTLVRKSSFQAVQTGVPVTAGWADYRFEMDTARPALWGSGTKTSSAWDFRAQTTDSADWVYLPLIQLDYHLATDLNGALRGGSLQRIGLSAFHLTGVEGAGKVKGATLELSYDDGATWRSVPLSRQGAGWSADVRLPSGASYISLRATATDDAGNAVRQEVIRAASIR, encoded by the coding sequence ATGTCCAGATCCGCCCGCGCCGTCGCCGGTGGGCTCGCCGTCATCGTGGCCTTGGCCGCGGTCACGACGACGCCATCGCAGGCCGACAGCGCTGCCTCGCCTGATGCCGCCCCACCCAGTCCGGCCGGAGACACTCATCGGGTCACGCTCGTGACCGGTGACGTGGTCACGCTGACCGATACCGCCGGCGGTCCGCCGACCGCGGCGGTCGAGCAGGCGTCCGGCGGCGTCCAGATCCAGCAGGTCGGCGATGACCTGCACGTCGTCCCCGACGCCGCCCTGCCGTACCTCGCCTCGGGCCGGCTCGATCCCGAACTCTTCAACGTCACCTCGCTGGTCGAGCAGGGGTACGACGACGCGTCGGTCACGTCGATTCCGCTGATCGTCCAGTACCGCCCCGGACTGCGGACCGCGGCCGCGACCCCGCGGCACGCCGATCGCGGCGCCACGCTCGAGAGCATCGGCGGCGTGGGCCTGTCCGCGCGCAAGGCCGAGGCGGCGCAGTTCTGGTCCGGTATCACGGCTAGCACCGCTAGAAGTAGTAGCACCGCTCCAAGTAGTAGCACTGCTCGACCTGGCGCGCCGGCGGAGTTCGGCGGCGGCATCCAGAAGGTGTTCCTCGACGAGAAGGTCGAGGCCAGCCTCGCCGAGAGCGTCGCCCAGGTCGGCGCCCCGAACGCGTGGGCGCAGGGCCTCGACGGCCGCGGTACGACGGTCGCGGTCCTGGACACCGGCATCGATCAGACGCACCCGGACGTGTCGGGGCAGATCGTCGAGACCAAGAGCTTCGTCCCGGGGGAGACCGCCGACGACGTCAACGGTCACGGCACGCACGTCGCCTCCACGGTCGCGGGCACCGGTGCCGCGTCCGCCGGCGTCGAGAAGGGCGTCGCCCCGGCCGCGCAGCTCGCGATCGGCAAGGTCCTCAGCGACGGCGGATCGGGTGCCGCGTCCTGGATCATCGACGGGATGGAGTGGGCCGCGCACCGCGCCAAGGTGGTCAGCATGAGCCTCGGCAGCACCGAGGCCAGCGACGGCACCGACCCGATGGCGCTCGCCGTCGACCAGCTGAGCGCCGAGACCGGTGCGCTGTTCGTCATTGCCGCAGGCAACTACGGCCGGGTCGGCGGGATCGGTTCGCCGGGGGCGGCGGCGTCCGCGCTCACGGTCGGCGCGGTCGACAAGGACGACAACCGGGCGTACTTCCAGGACATGGGTCCGCGTCTCGGCGACGCGACGGTGAAGCCGGAGATCGTGGCGCCGGGCGTCTCGGTGCTCGCGGCCCGCGCCTCGAAGTCCTCGGGCAGTGGCTACTACAAGTCGCTCAGCGGTACGTCGATGGCGACGCCGCACGTGGCCGGTGCCGCGGCGCTGCTCGTCCAGAAGCACCCGGACTGGACGAGCGAGCAGCTCAAGTCCGCACTGGTCAGCACCGCGAAACCGCTCGCCGGCGAGACGGCGTACCAGGTCGGCAGCGGGCGGCTCGACGTACCGGCCGCGGCGTTCGGCACGATCAACGCGACCGCGACCCGCGAGTTCGGTCTGCACGCCTGGCCGCACGGTGACGACGCTCCGGTCGAGCGGACCATCACCTACACGAACCTCGGTGACACCGCGGCGACCCTGGACCTGTCGACGGACGTGACCAGCGACGGTACGACGCCGGCGCCGGCCGGGCTGCTGACGCTCGGCTCGACGCAGGTCACCGTGCCCGCGAACGGCACCGCTTCTGTCACCGTCACCGCGACGCCGAACCTGGCGACGCCGGGGCTGTCGTACTCCGGGACCGTCATCGCCAAGCAGAGCGGCCGCCAGGTGGCGCAGACCGCGGTCGGGTTGGTCATGGAGGAGGAGCGGTACAACCTCGCTGTGCACGCGACCGGCCGCGACGGCAAGCCGGCGGGCGGGTTCCTCACGCTGTACAAGTACGGCGACCAGTTCGTCACGACGCTCGAGATCGACCCGGCCACGGGGAACGTCGCGACGCAGCGTCTGCGGCCCGGCGTGTACGCGGCGTACTCCTGGCTGCCGGTCGACGGCAAGGAAGGTGTCGCGCTGGTCGGCAATCCGCATCTCGTGATCGACAAGAACACCGACCTCGTGCTCGACGCCCGCAAGGCGAACCCGATCACGCTCAGCACGCCGCTGCCGGGTGAAGACGTCTATCGCCGGTCCGGCTGGTACCACGACTCCGGGATCGGCGGTCAGTTCGCGACGTTCCTCGGTCAGTACGTGCCGACGCCGGTGGTGACGAAGGTGTACGCCGCGCCGACCGGTGCGGTGGCCGGTGGCGTGTACGACTTCTCGTCCCGTTGGCGCCGTACGAAGCCGTTGCTGTCGATGACGGTCGACGACAAGCCGCTGCACCCGCTGCTGCAGCGCGGCTCGAAGCGCTGGGACGGCAATGCGACGCTCACGGGCGCGTACGTCGGCGCCGGTGCGGCCGCGGACTACGAGGGCAAGGACGTTCGGGGGAAGGCGGTCTTCGTGACGGCGAGCAGTGCGGTCACGCCGAGCGCTCGCGCCACGGCTGCCCGCGACGCCGGGGCCCGCATGCTCATCGTCGTGAACGACGGGCCGGGCAAGTACTACGACTCGGCCGGCGGGACCGAGCTGCCGGTCTACTCGCTGACGGCGGGCGAAGGCGGTCCGTTGGTGGACCGGATCGGTGCTGGGGGCAACGTTCGGCTGCGCGTGATGGGTACTGAGGCACCGCCGTACCTGTATGACCTGGTCAAGGCGCACACCGGGGCGATCCCGGCCGAGCTGCGGTACGCGCCGCAGGCGAGTGAGTTGGCGACGGTCGTCAACCGGTTCGTCGGTCCGGCCGGTCAGCTCGCGTTCGAGAGCCGCGCGGACTGCAGGATCGGGTTCTGGCCGCCTTGTCTGCAGGTGACCGAGCCGATCCATCTCGGGACCCAGCGGATCGACTTCGTCTCCACGGAGGCGGGGACCGACTGGTACGAGCAGACGAACGACCCGCGCGGCTGGGAGCAGCGCGGCGAGCGGCACGCGTACGCGCCGCGCAGCGTGCAGACCAACTCGTGGTTCGCGCCGGTCGCCCGGCCGCGGGTCGGCTCGGGGTACTGGAACCCGCGTCGCAGCGGTGACTTCTTCGCGGTGAACGTACCGACGACGAGCAGCGGCGACCAGGGCGTCACCGGATCGATGTCGGACGACGAGTCGACCGTCGAGACGCGGCTGTTCCAGAACGGGACGCTGGTCCGGAAGAGTTCGTTCCAGGCCGTGCAGACCGGCGTACCGGTGACAGCGGGATGGGCGGACTACAGGTTCGAGATGGACACCGCCCGGCCTGCGCTCTGGGGCTCGGGGACGAAGACGTCGAGTGCGTGGGACTTCCGGGCGCAGACGACGGACTCGGCCGACTGGGTGTACCTGCCGCTGATCCAGCTCGACTACCACCTCGCGACGGACCTCAACGGTGCGCTCAGGGGAGGAAGTTTGCAGCGGATCGGGCTGTCCGCGTTCCACCTCACCGGCGTCGAGGGCGCGGGCAAGGTCAAGGGTGCGACGTTGGAGCTGTCGTACGACGACGGCGCGACGTGGCGGTCCGTCCCGCTGTCGCGTCAGGGTGCCGGCTGGTCGGCCGACGTACGGCTGCCGAGCGGGGCGTCGTACATCTCGCTGCGGGCGACCGCGACCGACGACGCGGGCAACGCCGTTCGCCAGGAGGTGATCCGGGCCGCGTCGATCCGCTGA
- a CDS encoding FKBP-type peptidyl-prolyl cis-trans isomerase: protein MTEKPEIDFPDGPPPADLEITDITVGDGDEAKAGSRVNVHYVGVAHSTGEEFDASYNRGAPLAFQLGVGQVIQGWDTGVQGMKVGGRRKLVIPPHLGYGDRGAGSAIKPGETLIFVVDLISVS from the coding sequence ATGACTGAGAAGCCAGAGATCGACTTTCCGGACGGGCCGCCGCCGGCGGATCTCGAGATCACCGACATCACCGTGGGCGACGGCGACGAGGCGAAGGCCGGTTCGCGGGTCAACGTGCACTACGTGGGCGTGGCCCACTCGACCGGCGAGGAGTTCGACGCGTCGTACAACCGCGGCGCCCCGCTGGCGTTCCAGCTCGGCGTCGGCCAGGTCATCCAGGGCTGGGACACCGGCGTCCAGGGCATGAAGGTCGGCGGCCGCCGCAAGCTGGTCATCCCGCCGCACCTCGGGTACGGCGACCGCGGGGCCGGCAGCGCGATCAAGCCCGGCGAGACCCTGATCTTCGTCGTCGACCTGATCAGCGTCAGCTGA